One part of the Arthrobacter tumbae genome encodes these proteins:
- a CDS encoding cytochrome c oxidase assembly protein, with translation MLLKQRRHARRWILLGLLTGVLLAALLPVVTTSAPGSDAALGNYVIPATRFILHASLLTAVGLLTTVFLLPSTHRGDDAVVTLSNGAAATAAFSCLTSLILLVLMLSNVLGPPLTDAVNLETMQQFLRELPSASVLLIQAVLLATASLCAWKIRARRGVHTALFLAMAGAATLALGGHSAAAPNHVLATLSLIGHIAAAALWAGGLLGLACLAYLGPGLLRPAIPRFSSVALWCVIVVGISGTTNAVLRVGSLEGLFSSSYGSILLLKISAFLVLIAFGVIHRRRLITEPLTTRRKFLRLVVAELAVMAVAFGLAAALSQANPPAAHGSVPDLAPAQAPTFLRLFGTFHLDAFGLLTALTASALYLAAVIRLRRRGDKWPMRRTVAFSCGIVFLVVVTCTGVGRYALATFSMHMVQHMALNMVAPLFLLLGAPMTLALRALRPPARKALLKAIESTPVRLVTHPIITTAVFITSLYALYFTPLFELAMSNHWGHLAMQAHFLLSGLLFFWFILGIDPGPRKISYAPRVPLLLLVMLAHTVFAMVLVFGNSVLGGGYFAKLEIRWRPSLLEDQALGGALAWLLGELTTVAVLAWIILHWFAAADRSDRAALRGDRYRAAKVDVKPNP, from the coding sequence ATGCTGTTGAAACAGCGGCGCCATGCCCGCCGCTGGATCCTGCTGGGATTGCTCACCGGCGTCCTTCTTGCGGCGCTGCTTCCAGTAGTGACGACGTCAGCACCGGGCAGCGACGCCGCCCTCGGCAACTATGTAATCCCTGCGACGCGCTTCATTCTGCATGCGTCTCTCCTTACCGCAGTTGGTCTCCTGACGACCGTCTTTCTTCTGCCCTCCACGCACCGAGGCGACGATGCAGTCGTCACCCTGTCTAACGGCGCCGCGGCGACGGCGGCGTTCTCGTGCCTCACATCACTGATATTGCTGGTATTGATGCTGAGCAACGTGCTTGGGCCCCCTCTAACCGATGCCGTCAACCTGGAAACGATGCAGCAATTCCTCAGGGAGTTGCCGTCGGCGTCGGTGCTCCTCATTCAGGCCGTACTGCTGGCCACCGCTTCCCTGTGTGCCTGGAAAATCCGAGCCAGGCGGGGAGTGCACACCGCACTTTTCCTTGCGATGGCCGGGGCGGCTACCCTTGCACTGGGCGGACACTCAGCAGCAGCACCCAACCACGTCCTGGCCACCCTCAGCTTGATCGGGCACATAGCGGCAGCCGCACTCTGGGCCGGAGGACTGCTGGGGCTCGCATGTCTCGCGTATTTAGGCCCTGGCCTCCTGCGACCGGCCATCCCGCGCTTCAGCTCGGTCGCGCTATGGTGCGTCATCGTTGTCGGGATCAGCGGGACCACCAACGCAGTGCTGCGGGTTGGTTCCCTGGAGGGGCTGTTCAGCTCCAGCTACGGCTCGATCCTACTGCTGAAAATCAGCGCCTTCCTGGTGCTCATCGCCTTTGGCGTCATTCATCGCCGCCGTCTGATTACGGAGCCACTCACCACCCGGCGGAAGTTTCTTCGCCTGGTGGTTGCTGAACTGGCTGTGATGGCCGTGGCGTTTGGCCTGGCCGCCGCGCTTTCTCAGGCCAACCCACCTGCGGCGCACGGTTCGGTCCCCGACCTCGCACCAGCGCAAGCGCCAACCTTCCTCCGGCTGTTTGGCACATTTCATCTGGACGCTTTCGGCTTACTGACCGCTTTGACCGCCAGTGCGCTCTATCTGGCTGCCGTCATAAGGCTTCGACGCCGGGGCGACAAGTGGCCTATGCGGCGAACCGTGGCGTTCTCCTGCGGAATTGTATTTCTGGTTGTGGTCACCTGCACAGGAGTGGGGCGCTATGCCCTCGCAACATTCAGCATGCACATGGTGCAGCACATGGCGTTGAACATGGTTGCACCGCTTTTCCTGCTGCTAGGGGCACCGATGACTCTTGCACTGCGGGCGCTTCGGCCACCCGCCCGGAAAGCACTGCTGAAGGCAATCGAGTCCACTCCTGTCCGGCTCGTCACACACCCGATTATCACGACGGCAGTCTTCATCACCAGCCTGTATGCGCTCTACTTCACGCCGCTCTTTGAACTGGCAATGAGCAACCATTGGGGGCATCTGGCGATGCAGGCTCATTTCCTGCTCTCAGGCCTGCTCTTCTTCTGGTTTATCCTCGGCATTGATCCCGGTCCTCGAAAAATCAGCTACGCCCCCAGGGTTCCTCTCCTGCTTCTGGTGATGCTGGCGCACACAGTCTTCGCAATGGTGCTGGTGTTCGGCAACTCAGTGCTGGGAGGCGGTTACTTCGCGAAGCTGGAGATACGGTGGCGGCCCTCCTTGCTGGAGGATCAGGCCCTTGGTGGTGCACTGGCATGGCTGTTGGGCGAGTTGACGACGGTTGCCGTCCTGGCCTGGATCATTCTTCACTGGTTTGCGGCGGCGGACCGCTCGGATCGCGCTGCTCTCCGGGGTGATAGATACCGCGCGGCCAAAGTGGACGTCAAGCCAAACCCATGA
- a CDS encoding gluconate 2-dehydrogenase subunit 3 family protein has protein sequence MAEPEEAAPPGRKISRRAFISSGSLFGGFLLVQCTAGTETRPPPQQFLPPAPPEQTGVPAYRFFTASEARTVEAITARLIPGDESDPGAIEAGVPFYIDAKLASFESFAEPTFIQGPFVEVVDGGTFESTADGDLVVPEDQLYRYGYQSGVTPQTEYRDGLQSLNDYAVSRYGSEFADLAAEEQDSILEVLDTIQQRAEGDAEGSEQAEEGAATAAFGGSGAGGFFSTLRTDTIEGMFSDPLYGGNKDLVGWTLIGYPGPQRAYSPQEMLIGTRRNPQPLDGLTPMNPDRHAHEVPEALEQPRSGVRDG, from the coding sequence ATGGCCGAACCGGAAGAAGCCGCACCACCGGGCCGGAAAATTTCGAGGCGCGCATTCATCAGCTCAGGTTCCCTCTTCGGCGGCTTCCTCCTCGTGCAGTGCACTGCGGGTACCGAAACCCGGCCGCCTCCCCAGCAATTCCTCCCCCCAGCGCCCCCGGAACAGACGGGCGTACCTGCCTACCGTTTCTTCACAGCATCCGAGGCGCGGACGGTCGAAGCGATCACCGCACGGCTTATCCCCGGTGACGAGTCCGATCCCGGCGCCATCGAGGCGGGGGTGCCGTTCTACATCGACGCGAAACTGGCGTCCTTTGAATCGTTCGCTGAACCGACCTTCATTCAGGGACCTTTCGTCGAGGTGGTCGACGGCGGCACTTTCGAAAGCACAGCCGACGGCGACCTCGTGGTTCCCGAGGATCAGCTGTACCGATACGGGTATCAGTCCGGTGTAACTCCACAGACTGAGTATCGGGACGGCCTGCAATCACTCAATGACTACGCGGTTTCCAGATACGGCAGTGAGTTCGCCGACCTCGCTGCTGAGGAACAAGACTCCATTCTCGAAGTGCTCGATACCATCCAGCAACGCGCAGAAGGCGACGCCGAAGGCAGTGAGCAAGCAGAGGAGGGAGCTGCCACCGCGGCATTCGGAGGATCCGGTGCAGGAGGGTTCTTCAGCACGCTGCGGACAGACACCATCGAGGGGATGTTCTCGGATCCGCTGTACGGCGGGAACAAGGATCTGGTCGGGTGGACGCTGATCGGTTATCCCGGTCCCCAGCGCGCCTATTCGCCGCAGGAGATGCTGATCGGGACGAGACGCAATCCGCAGCCACTGGATGGCCTGACCCCGATGAACCCTGATAGACACGCCCATGAAGTGCCCGAGGCACTCGAACAGCCCCGCAGCGGCGTGAGGGACGGTTGA
- a CDS encoding GMC family oxidoreductase, with product MVVQNDPVDIVTIGGGMTASILAALILPSTSHTMVSLEQGAARWTYPDFAHNHDSLRFNNRYELMQDLNQVSWTWRPNENAPALPMRQYGSFNPGQGLGGSMVHWTALTWRFLPSDFAYRTHHIERYGADKIPDEMTVQDWPFSYLDLERHYDALEYDMGVSGQAGNLNGRILEGGNPFEGPRQRPYPNPPLAQSAFGNLFHEAVQGLGLHPFPTPSGILSQGYTDPFGNVRAGCLYCGFCTRYGCEVGAKTSPLTTWLPPALDTGRYEVRTRSHVIGIETDDDGRATGVRYVNADGNEFFQPAELVITSAYTLENIRNLLLSRSKAHPDGVGNDRGRVGRNYTYQLAQNPASGLWENERFNFYMGNGCTIPQVFDYNADNFDHSDVDFIGGARMYPSAGQREPISSAQNLLEGLTDRRWGAEWKQTLGSSWDSVGSIGIEGESPAYEGNFCDLDPRFTDAWGLPLLRITFDWRENERNMYRFLANRSEEMIKAMGADRTTVTRQLAPYRYDVYQSTHATGGCIMGTDPGNSVTNGYGQVWDTPNVFVTGAALFPQNPGANPSGTVGALAYRAAEAIRDRYFKAPGELLT from the coding sequence ATGGTGGTGCAGAACGATCCGGTAGACATTGTCACGATCGGTGGAGGCATGACAGCGTCCATTCTCGCTGCCCTGATCCTGCCATCCACCAGCCACACCATGGTTTCCCTTGAGCAGGGTGCAGCCCGGTGGACCTACCCGGATTTCGCCCACAACCACGACTCGCTCCGTTTCAACAACCGGTACGAACTGATGCAGGACCTCAACCAGGTCTCCTGGACCTGGCGCCCGAACGAGAACGCTCCGGCCTTACCGATGCGCCAGTACGGCAGTTTCAACCCCGGTCAGGGGCTCGGCGGGTCGATGGTGCACTGGACGGCCCTGACCTGGCGTTTCCTACCGAGCGATTTCGCCTACCGGACGCATCACATCGAGCGCTATGGAGCGGACAAGATCCCGGATGAGATGACCGTCCAGGACTGGCCATTCAGCTACCTGGACCTTGAGCGCCACTATGATGCTCTCGAGTACGACATGGGAGTTTCGGGTCAGGCAGGAAACCTCAACGGCCGGATCCTCGAGGGAGGCAACCCCTTCGAAGGACCGCGGCAGCGGCCCTATCCGAATCCTCCGCTGGCACAGAGCGCCTTCGGCAATCTGTTCCACGAAGCGGTGCAAGGGCTGGGTCTGCACCCCTTCCCCACGCCGTCGGGCATTCTGTCCCAGGGTTACACCGATCCATTCGGCAACGTCCGGGCAGGCTGCCTCTACTGTGGCTTCTGCACCAGATACGGATGTGAAGTCGGCGCCAAAACCAGCCCGCTCACAACATGGTTACCGCCGGCGCTGGATACCGGCCGCTATGAGGTCCGCACCCGTTCGCATGTGATCGGCATCGAAACCGACGACGACGGCCGTGCGACCGGCGTGCGCTACGTGAACGCAGATGGGAACGAATTCTTCCAGCCGGCGGAGCTGGTCATCACTTCGGCCTACACACTGGAGAACATACGCAACCTGCTTCTCTCACGCAGCAAGGCCCATCCGGACGGCGTCGGCAATGACCGTGGTCGCGTTGGCCGCAACTACACCTATCAGCTGGCCCAGAACCCTGCCAGCGGTTTGTGGGAGAACGAACGGTTCAACTTCTATATGGGTAACGGCTGCACCATCCCGCAGGTTTTCGACTACAACGCCGACAACTTCGATCACTCGGATGTTGACTTCATCGGCGGCGCAAGGATGTATCCGTCCGCGGGACAGCGTGAGCCGATCAGCTCGGCTCAGAATTTGCTCGAGGGCCTCACCGACCGGCGCTGGGGAGCAGAGTGGAAACAGACCCTCGGATCGAGCTGGGACAGCGTCGGGAGCATCGGCATCGAGGGCGAAAGCCCTGCCTACGAGGGCAATTTCTGCGACCTTGATCCTCGTTTCACCGATGCCTGGGGGCTTCCGCTGTTGCGCATCACGTTCGACTGGCGTGAGAACGAGCGGAACATGTACCGCTTCCTCGCGAACCGCAGTGAGGAGATGATCAAGGCGATGGGAGCGGACCGCACCACCGTCACGCGGCAACTTGCGCCTTACCGCTACGACGTCTACCAAAGCACCCACGCCACTGGCGGTTGCATCATGGGGACCGACCCCGGGAACAGCGTGACCAACGGCTACGGCCAGGTCTGGGACACGCCCAACGTGTTCGTCACAGGTGCTGCACTTTTTCCGCAGAACCCCGGCGCCAATCCCAGCGGCACAGTCGGCGCACTGGCATACCGGGCAGCGGAAGCCATTCGCGACCGTTACTTCAAAGCGCCGGGGGAGCTGCTCACATGA
- a CDS encoding cupredoxin domain-containing protein, with amino-acid sequence MRAGRLLSAAFLAMTLTGCSAGGGASTALVQIYDDGPDGGMFEPATVVVPPGTEVRWRNEGAWQHVVTTDRSVIASEPAVPEGFQPWEPALLRPGGTFAQTLDVEGNYLYWTKQGDGQRSYGTIRVESP; translated from the coding sequence ATGAGGGCCGGCCGCCTGCTGTCCGCCGCTTTCCTGGCCATGACTCTGACCGGTTGCAGCGCCGGCGGCGGTGCGTCGACAGCCCTCGTCCAAATTTACGACGACGGACCTGACGGCGGCATGTTCGAACCAGCAACCGTGGTGGTTCCGCCCGGAACAGAAGTGCGGTGGCGCAATGAAGGCGCCTGGCAGCATGTCGTCACGACGGACAGGTCCGTCATCGCCAGCGAACCGGCGGTGCCGGAAGGCTTTCAACCGTGGGAGCCGGCACTGCTGAGACCGGGTGGAACTTTCGCGCAGACGCTCGACGTCGAAGGGAACTATCTGTACTGGACCAAACAGGGCGACGGACA